One genomic window of Clostridium taeniosporum includes the following:
- a CDS encoding potassium channel family protein has product MVNKQFVVIGLGRFGASVAKTLYDLGNDVLVIDKDEDIIQDISDNVTHAVQMDANDENALRTLGIRNFDVAIVTIGSNIQASIMATLLVKELGVKYIIAKANNKIHSKVLYKIGADRVILPEQDMGVRVAHNLVSSSILDYIELSSDYSIMEIQALDEWNGKSLREIKLRSQYGINVMAIKTGEDINISPSADHIVNSNDIIVAIGSAEDLSKLEGMIVRLN; this is encoded by the coding sequence TTGGTAAATAAACAATTTGTAGTAATTGGATTAGGAAGATTTGGTGCTTCGGTAGCTAAAACTTTATATGATTTAGGAAATGATGTTTTAGTAATAGATAAAGATGAAGACATAATTCAAGACATTTCTGATAATGTAACTCATGCAGTACAAATGGATGCTAATGACGAAAATGCTTTAAGAACATTAGGAATTAGAAATTTTGACGTTGCAATTGTAACTATAGGCTCTAATATACAAGCTAGTATTATGGCAACTTTACTTGTTAAAGAGTTAGGTGTTAAATATATAATTGCAAAAGCTAATAATAAGATACATTCTAAAGTTTTATATAAAATTGGTGCTGACAGAGTAATTTTACCAGAACAAGATATGGGAGTTAGAGTTGCACATAACTTAGTTTCTTCTAGTATATTAGACTATATTGAGTTATCTTCAGATTATAGTATAATGGAAATTCAAGCATTAGATGAATGGAATGGAAAAAGTTTAAGAGAAATAAAATTAAGAAGTCAATATGGAATAAATGTTATGGCAATTAAAACAGGTGAAGATATAAATATATCACCATCAGCAGATCATATTGTAAATTCTAATGATATAATAGTAGCAATTGGTTCAGCAGAAGATTTAAGTAAACTTGAAGGTATGATAGTAAGATTAAATTAA